The following are encoded together in the Robertmurraya sp. FSL R5-0851 genome:
- a CDS encoding transposase, with the protein MKPTVVSHEDYQNFVLEQLRKHYSGNVLTIVNNDWPIIYKLWITDLSQITSWLRSSYSNKGPEPRDPSSMMRSYLLLLLAKPTLSITEWVDELYRVPFYAIMSGFEPGKVPGIGTFYDFFHRLWGRDNANIKPNIKPKRQKKKKKKPKKGEKASPSSPGIVRKLIDRFFRYDAKKKVLPSDRLFELFQSQFLHVSANLGLLGDLDALGVVGDGTPIETARFPRSKRTCECSAQGLTNCNHPRHYSQPDIDSGWDSSRERYFNGYHLYMLSTSDSRYDLPLYPRLQPASRHDSVSLVASSIEFSQRTTLGTIGKILLDAAHDAEPIYELLDHYNIEPFIDLNVRTKKNFSTESDIQISPEGTPICSAGLKMKPNGFDKSKNRQKWRCPLACGTKITCENPCSKAKYGRTFHTFRKDNLRLFTKTPRTSEKWKLTYKRRTSVERSNKREKVDYHLELGRHRSTKMWYIRTYAIMMCQHIDAWYDVKKEKLNLENVIFKKSA; encoded by the coding sequence GTGAAGCCAACTGTCGTTAGTCATGAAGATTACCAAAACTTCGTTTTAGAACAATTAAGAAAGCATTACTCTGGTAACGTCCTTACTATTGTAAATAATGATTGGCCCATTATTTACAAGTTATGGATCACTGACCTTTCTCAGATTACCTCGTGGCTTCGGAGCTCTTATTCGAATAAAGGTCCGGAGCCTCGTGATCCGTCTTCTATGATGCGCTCTTACCTTTTGCTTCTTTTGGCTAAACCAACTCTCAGTATTACTGAATGGGTTGATGAATTGTATCGAGTGCCTTTCTATGCCATCATGAGTGGCTTTGAACCGGGGAAAGTTCCTGGTATAGGGACTTTCTACGATTTTTTCCACCGTTTATGGGGAAGGGATAACGCTAATATAAAACCCAATATCAAACCGAAACGCCAAAAAAAGAAAAAGAAGAAACCCAAGAAAGGCGAAAAAGCGTCCCCATCAAGTCCAGGTATAGTTAGAAAGTTAATCGATCGTTTTTTTCGTTATGATGCTAAGAAAAAAGTGCTGCCAAGCGATCGATTATTTGAATTATTTCAATCTCAATTTCTCCATGTATCAGCGAACCTAGGCTTACTCGGAGACTTGGACGCTCTAGGGGTTGTCGGAGACGGTACCCCGATTGAAACGGCTAGATTTCCAAGAAGCAAGCGTACTTGTGAATGCAGTGCCCAAGGACTAACGAATTGTAACCATCCTCGTCATTATTCCCAACCTGACATCGACTCAGGGTGGGACAGTTCACGGGAACGCTACTTCAACGGATACCATCTCTACATGTTATCCACTAGCGACAGTCGATACGACCTACCCTTGTATCCAAGACTTCAACCAGCTTCCCGGCATGATTCTGTCAGTCTTGTTGCCAGTTCTATTGAATTTTCGCAACGCACTACCTTGGGCACAATTGGTAAGATTCTCTTGGATGCTGCTCATGATGCGGAACCTATTTATGAATTGCTAGATCATTATAATATCGAGCCTTTCATTGATCTGAATGTTCGAACCAAGAAAAATTTCAGCACTGAAAGCGATATACAAATATCTCCCGAAGGGACACCAATTTGTTCTGCAGGGTTAAAAATGAAGCCCAATGGTTTTGATAAATCCAAAAACCGGCAGAAATGGAGATGTCCACTCGCATGCGGCACAAAAATTACTTGTGAGAATCCCTGTTCTAAAGCTAAATACGGTCGAACATTTCATACATTCCGGAAGGACAACCTTCGGTTGTTTACTAAGACTCCGAGAACGTCTGAAAAGTGGAAGCTAACTTATAAGCGTCGTACATCTGTAGAACGGTCGAACAAACGTGAAAAGGTTGATTATCATTTAGAATTAGGTCGTCATCGTTCCACGAAAATGTGGTACATTCGGACTTATGCCATTATGATGTGCCAACATATTGATGCTTGGTACGACGTTAAAAAAGAAAAGCTGAATCTCGAAAATGTCATTTTTAAAAAGTCTGCTTAA
- a CDS encoding PAS domain-containing protein yields MNTFLSSIGIENVRINQMKKNNIEIPIADLFKSFFIESLDAIIFWNENMSVINANDAACRLFECSLDILKQYPIDAFVYEKDEKYHAIIQDLNRRGSVRDELLFQMYNGQMKYLEFSTKLYVVDGYHMTIFRNVTERYQMEKKLRESEQKFRKIFEGSLDGMLLWDENQRIIDVNPAGEKYLKVSKYEVVGKTMRDLLINCHFPDDELNEVMKNLMIEGHATGTITLTTRSGKTLHYEYSTKQNVVNRLSAFAELDGTRIFLYHFYLIPPTFSRGMFHVL; encoded by the coding sequence GTGAATACGTTCCTTTCAAGTATAGGTATAGAGAATGTGCGAATCAATCAAATGAAGAAAAATAATATAGAGATACCCATTGCAGACCTCTTTAAATCATTTTTTATAGAGTCTCTTGATGCGATTATTTTTTGGAATGAAAATATGAGCGTCATTAATGCAAACGATGCCGCCTGTCGCTTATTCGAATGTAGCCTTGATATATTAAAGCAATATCCAATAGATGCTTTTGTGTACGAAAAGGATGAAAAATATCATGCGATCATTCAAGACTTAAACAGAAGAGGTTCCGTTCGTGACGAATTGCTATTTCAAATGTACAATGGTCAAATGAAATATCTTGAGTTTTCAACCAAGCTTTATGTCGTTGATGGATATCATATGACCATTTTTAGAAATGTGACTGAACGGTACCAAATGGAAAAAAAGCTAAGAGAGAGTGAGCAAAAATTTCGAAAGATTTTTGAAGGCTCCCTTGACGGAATGTTATTATGGGATGAAAATCAAAGAATCATAGATGTGAATCCAGCCGGTGAAAAGTACTTGAAAGTATCTAAATATGAAGTTGTCGGAAAAACAATGCGTGATTTGCTGATCAATTGTCATTTTCCGGATGACGAGTTAAATGAAGTTATGAAAAATCTCATGATTGAAGGTCATGCAACAGGTACGATAACATTAACGACAAGAAGTGGCAAGACTTTACATTATGAGTATTCCACCAAGCAAAATGTAGTAAATAGACTCTCGGCATTCGCCGAGTTAGATGGTACAAGGATTTTCTTGTACCATTTTTATTTGATTCCTCCTACTTTTAGTAGGGGGATGTTTCACGTTTTATAA
- a CDS encoding nitrilase-related carbon-nitrogen hydrolase has translation MRVSCIQMDISFGNVEENFQKAERLIELAMAEKPDLVILPELWTTGYDLTRLDVLADLEAKKSIEFLQKLAKKHHVHIVGGSVASQENNGVYNTMLVISNEGELVSTYSKAHLFKLMNEHEHLQSGSTNGIFALDKYLFAGFICYDIRFPEWIRAHTTEGAETIVVVAEWPLPRLNHWRSLLIARAIENQCFVIACNRSGSDPDNVFAGHSLIINPWGEVIAEGDELESIVTGQIDLAEVKKVRNTIPIFSDRRTDLY, from the coding sequence ATGAGAGTTTCATGTATTCAGATGGATATAAGCTTTGGGAATGTAGAAGAAAACTTTCAAAAAGCGGAAAGATTAATAGAGTTAGCAATGGCTGAAAAACCTGATTTAGTCATTCTTCCAGAGCTATGGACCACAGGCTATGATTTAACTCGCCTCGATGTTCTTGCTGACTTAGAAGCAAAAAAGAGCATTGAATTTTTGCAGAAATTAGCTAAAAAACATCATGTGCACATAGTTGGTGGATCTGTTGCTTCTCAAGAAAATAACGGTGTATACAACACCATGCTGGTCATTAGTAACGAAGGAGAACTTGTTTCCACATACAGTAAAGCGCATCTTTTTAAGCTAATGAATGAGCATGAACATCTTCAATCAGGCAGTACAAACGGGATATTTGCTCTAGACAAGTATTTATTTGCAGGATTCATATGCTATGATATTCGCTTTCCTGAATGGATTCGTGCTCATACGACAGAAGGAGCGGAAACCATCGTTGTTGTTGCTGAGTGGCCTCTCCCTCGATTGAACCATTGGAGATCTTTATTAATTGCTAGAGCGATTGAAAATCAATGCTTTGTCATAGCATGCAATCGTTCAGGCTCAGATCCCGACAATGTGTTTGCTGGGCATTCATTGATTATTAATCCTTGGGGAGAAGTAATTGCTGAGGGAGACGAACTTGAATCTATTGTAACTGGTCAAATCGATTTGGCAGAAGTAAAGAAAGTCCGCAACACGATTCCGATATTTTCAGACCGTCGGACAGACTTATATTAA
- the mtnK gene encoding S-methyl-5-thioribose kinase: MSTVIQETYQPLTEETAILLAKERNLFSENSTLSCTEIGDGNLNLVFHIKDQDGKGIIIKQALPYAKVVGESWPLTLKRATIEAEALKLFKKHAPEFVPDVYYTNEVLAITIMEDLSHLTISRKGLIDGNEYPLLASHLGTYLANTTFFTSEFGVDKGQKKELVGKFINPELCKITEDLIFSDPYFDAETNDFEPQLTSTVEKLWKDTELKLQVALLRKSFLTEAEALLHGDLHTGSLFVSKEETKVIDPEFAYFGPVGFDIGQVIANLLFQAIAFEEKSDSIYSQVRTFWNVYQNQFSILWEHDNLEPFARIDGFLSSTLQKYFQDAVGFAGCELIRRTIGLAHVADLDGLPDEKERIAAKEKSLALGRELILKRNEFTSIEELVTFLQTKKYE, from the coding sequence ATGTCAACAGTAATACAAGAAACTTATCAACCATTAACAGAAGAAACAGCCATCTTATTAGCAAAAGAGAGAAATTTATTCTCCGAAAATAGTACTCTATCGTGTACAGAAATAGGAGATGGCAATTTAAATTTAGTTTTTCATATTAAAGATCAAGATGGAAAAGGCATCATCATAAAACAAGCTCTTCCATATGCAAAAGTAGTAGGTGAGTCATGGCCACTCACTTTAAAACGTGCCACTATTGAAGCAGAAGCATTAAAACTATTTAAAAAGCATGCTCCAGAATTCGTGCCTGACGTGTATTATACGAATGAAGTATTAGCTATTACGATTATGGAAGATTTATCACATTTGACTATCTCTAGAAAAGGGTTAATTGACGGAAACGAATATCCCCTGCTTGCAAGTCATCTTGGCACATACTTAGCCAATACAACCTTTTTCACATCAGAGTTCGGGGTGGATAAGGGACAAAAGAAAGAGCTTGTTGGAAAATTTATCAACCCAGAATTATGTAAAATTACTGAGGACCTAATTTTCTCCGATCCTTACTTTGATGCAGAGACCAATGATTTTGAACCACAGCTCACTTCAACCGTTGAAAAACTATGGAAGGATACAGAGTTAAAACTTCAGGTAGCCTTACTGAGAAAAAGCTTCTTAACGGAAGCGGAAGCACTTTTACATGGTGATCTTCATACAGGCAGCTTATTTGTTTCGAAGGAAGAAACAAAAGTAATTGACCCAGAATTTGCATACTTTGGTCCTGTAGGTTTTGATATTGGTCAAGTCATTGCCAATTTATTGTTCCAAGCAATTGCCTTCGAAGAAAAATCCGATTCGATATACTCACAGGTAAGAACATTTTGGAATGTGTATCAAAATCAATTTTCAATCCTATGGGAACATGACAATTTAGAACCATTTGCTCGTATTGACGGTTTCCTTTCTTCTACTCTACAAAAATACTTTCAGGATGCAGTTGGTTTTGCTGGATGCGAACTAATAAGAAGAACAATCGGTCTTGCCCATGTAGCAGACTTGGATGGTCTTCCAGATGAAAAGGAACGAATTGCAGCGAAGGAAAAATCATTAGCGTTAGGTAGAGAATTAATTCTCAAGCGCAATGAATTCACATCCATTGAAGAGTTAGTTACATTTTTACAAACAAAAAAATACGAGTAG
- a CDS encoding 2,3-diketo-5-methylthiopentyl-1-phosphate enolase, translating to MSEIIATYLVHDAKHNPEKKAEEIALGLTVGSWTQLQKLEQEQLKKYKGRVISAEKLHIDEHTNETVAVLKIAYPSNNFSLDLPAILTTVFGKLSLDGKIKLLDLDFSEELKTAFPGPKFGINGLRDKLGVYDRPLLMSIFKGILGRDLPFLISQLREQALGGVDFVKDDEILFENPLTPFEQRITGGREVLQQVYEETGHRTLYAVNLTGRTSQLIDKAKKAKELGADLLLFNVFAYGLDVLQELREEENVDLPIMAHPAVSGALTSSDVYGISHSLLLGKLLRYAGADLSLFPSPYGSVALEKNAALSIAKALTDQSESMNKSFPVPSAGIHPGLVPLLLQDFGLDSVINAGGGVHGHPAGAKGGGLAFRQAIDLSQKGLPLRENSQQYPELAKAIELWGVTEVAKPS from the coding sequence ATGAGTGAGATCATCGCAACGTACTTAGTACATGACGCCAAACACAACCCAGAGAAAAAAGCAGAGGAAATTGCGCTTGGTTTAACGGTTGGTTCATGGACTCAATTACAAAAGCTTGAGCAAGAGCAATTGAAAAAATATAAAGGTAGAGTTATTTCCGCAGAAAAATTACACATAGATGAACATACAAATGAAACGGTAGCGGTGTTAAAAATCGCTTATCCTTCAAATAACTTTTCGCTAGATCTTCCAGCTATTTTAACAACAGTGTTTGGAAAGCTTTCACTTGACGGGAAGATTAAGCTATTAGATCTTGATTTTTCAGAAGAGTTAAAAACAGCTTTTCCAGGTCCTAAGTTTGGTATCAATGGCCTAAGAGACAAGCTGGGTGTATATGATCGTCCGTTATTAATGAGTATTTTTAAAGGAATTCTTGGTAGAGATCTTCCATTCCTCATCAGCCAATTGCGCGAACAAGCATTGGGTGGAGTCGATTTTGTAAAAGATGATGAAATATTGTTTGAAAACCCATTAACTCCATTTGAACAAAGAATTACTGGAGGAAGAGAAGTTCTACAACAGGTCTATGAAGAAACTGGACATCGTACTTTGTATGCTGTGAACTTGACAGGACGTACGTCTCAATTAATTGACAAAGCTAAAAAAGCAAAAGAACTTGGTGCGGACTTACTATTGTTTAATGTGTTTGCGTATGGACTTGATGTTCTTCAGGAATTACGCGAAGAAGAGAATGTCGATCTTCCGATTATGGCACATCCAGCTGTGAGTGGAGCGCTCACTTCATCTGATGTGTACGGAATTTCTCATTCCCTACTACTTGGGAAATTGTTGCGTTACGCTGGAGCTGACTTGTCTTTATTCCCGTCTCCATACGGTTCTGTGGCTTTGGAAAAGAATGCAGCATTATCAATTGCTAAAGCGTTAACAGATCAGTCAGAATCTATGAATAAGAGTTTCCCAGTGCCTTCAGCTGGTATTCATCCTGGACTTGTTCCACTTTTACTACAAGATTTTGGCTTAGATAGTGTCATTAATGCTGGTGGTGGTGTACATGGTCATCCAGCTGGTGCGAAAGGTGGAGGTCTAGCTTTCCGCCAAGCTATTGATTTAAGTCAAAAAGGTCTGCCATTGAGAGAAAATTCACAGCAATATCCTGAACTTGCAAAAGCGATTGAACTGTGGGGAGTTACTGAGGTGGCAAAACCATCATGA
- a CDS encoding thiamine pyrophosphate-dependent enzyme, with translation MATLEKELQAMGLPEQLATFESGNEMAAMAAAQINYHLMGYFPITPSTEVAQYLDQMKARGEHTIKLIAADGEHGSAGICYGAAVTGARVFNATSANGLMYMLEQLPVQSGTRFPMVMNLVTRSISGPLDIRGDHSDLYFALNTGWVILTARTPQAVYDMNIMALKIAEHSKVRLPVIVAYDGFFTSHQKRKVNYFKDRKVVQNFVGECPTNYHFARDPKKPVTIGAHMNGDDLLNNHFQQSEAMYAAGEVFKEVAEQYQKISGREYPVLDLYGMEDAEVALFLLNSAAESAKDVVDQFRAKGIKAGVISPNIIRPFPSEQIRDALKNIKALLVGERADSYGANGPNLTHEVKSALQEDKENQTLVLSRVFGLGGKDFFADDATKFFEMTLDAKEKGYVEKAFDYYGHVPGEVENVLKPVIEPQSGDAFKTGLIEVNQDEETKKLKVKIPPLRALTTKPKRLASGHGACPGCGIFPGLELFFKGIEGDVVVLFQTGCAYVVTTAYPHSSHKQTMIHNLFQNGPATLSGTLEAFLELKERGEVPVSDDVTYVMITGDGGMDIGMGSAIGTALRNHKLIMLEYDNEGYMNTGSQMSYSTPLGHMTSTTNVGKAQQGKAFHHKDTAQIMASTNIPYVFTGTEAFPQDLIKKAAKAQWYAQNVGTVYGKILITCPLNWKSEERFGQTIMEAAVNSCFFPLYEVEQGETTITYNPEDKKKRIPLADWLAYMGKTKHLLKEENKPMLDEFGKEIEARWQRLKAKHENPLL, from the coding sequence ATGGCAACTTTAGAAAAAGAATTACAAGCAATGGGTTTGCCTGAACAATTAGCTACATTTGAATCTGGAAATGAAATGGCCGCTATGGCTGCAGCTCAAATCAACTATCATTTAATGGGATATTTTCCTATTACCCCATCAACAGAGGTGGCGCAGTATTTAGATCAGATGAAAGCTCGTGGAGAGCATACTATTAAATTAATAGCAGCCGATGGAGAGCATGGTTCTGCGGGCATTTGTTACGGAGCAGCTGTGACAGGTGCACGTGTGTTTAATGCGACAAGCGCAAATGGATTAATGTATATGCTTGAACAGCTCCCCGTTCAATCCGGCACTAGATTCCCGATGGTTATGAATCTCGTTACAAGGTCTATTAGTGGACCGCTAGATATAAGAGGAGATCACTCTGATTTATATTTTGCGTTAAATACGGGTTGGGTGATCTTAACAGCAAGAACACCCCAGGCAGTTTATGATATGAACATAATGGCTTTAAAAATAGCTGAACACTCAAAGGTCAGATTGCCGGTGATTGTCGCTTATGATGGCTTCTTTACCTCTCATCAAAAGCGTAAGGTAAACTATTTTAAAGATCGAAAAGTTGTACAAAATTTTGTGGGCGAATGTCCAACTAATTATCATTTTGCTCGAGACCCTAAAAAACCAGTCACTATCGGTGCTCATATGAATGGTGACGATCTATTAAACAACCATTTCCAGCAATCGGAAGCCATGTATGCAGCTGGCGAGGTTTTTAAAGAGGTAGCAGAGCAGTACCAAAAGATATCTGGAAGGGAATATCCGGTACTTGACTTGTACGGAATGGAAGATGCAGAAGTTGCTTTATTCTTATTAAATTCTGCGGCAGAGTCTGCAAAAGATGTAGTAGACCAGTTCCGAGCTAAAGGAATAAAAGCTGGAGTAATCAGCCCAAATATTATTCGTCCATTCCCTTCCGAACAGATTCGTGATGCACTGAAAAATATAAAAGCACTTCTTGTTGGGGAACGAGCAGATTCATATGGAGCAAACGGACCAAACCTCACTCATGAGGTGAAATCTGCTTTACAGGAGGATAAAGAAAATCAAACACTTGTATTAAGTCGTGTTTTCGGACTGGGAGGAAAGGATTTTTTCGCGGATGATGCCACCAAGTTTTTTGAGATGACCCTTGATGCAAAGGAAAAAGGCTATGTTGAGAAGGCATTTGATTACTATGGTCATGTACCTGGTGAAGTTGAAAATGTGCTGAAACCAGTTATTGAACCTCAGTCTGGCGATGCATTCAAAACGGGGTTAATTGAAGTGAACCAAGATGAAGAGACGAAAAAGCTCAAGGTGAAAATTCCACCTTTACGAGCTTTGACGACAAAGCCAAAGAGACTAGCATCAGGTCATGGTGCATGTCCCGGTTGTGGAATCTTCCCAGGCCTTGAGTTATTCTTTAAAGGAATTGAAGGAGACGTGGTCGTTCTATTCCAAACAGGTTGTGCGTATGTAGTCACAACTGCTTATCCACATTCATCTCATAAGCAAACGATGATTCATAACTTATTCCAAAATGGTCCTGCAACTCTATCGGGAACACTAGAAGCATTTTTAGAGTTAAAGGAAAGAGGAGAAGTACCGGTTTCAGACGATGTCACATATGTAATGATTACAGGTGATGGTGGGATGGACATTGGTATGGGTTCTGCCATTGGAACGGCTTTAAGAAATCATAAGCTGATTATGCTTGAGTATGATAATGAAGGGTATATGAACACCGGATCACAAATGTCATATTCTACGCCATTGGGTCATATGACAAGCACAACAAATGTAGGGAAAGCACAACAAGGAAAGGCATTCCATCATAAAGATACAGCACAAATAATGGCTTCTACAAATATCCCGTATGTGTTTACGGGTACAGAAGCATTTCCACAAGACTTGATTAAAAAAGCAGCAAAAGCTCAGTGGTATGCCCAAAACGTGGGAACAGTTTACGGGAAGATCTTAATTACTTGCCCCTTAAACTGGAAGTCAGAGGAAAGATTTGGTCAAACTATTATGGAAGCAGCTGTTAATTCATGTTTCTTCCCACTGTATGAAGTGGAACAAGGGGAAACGACCATTACGTACAATCCGGAAGACAAGAAAAAGCGTATACCTTTAGCAGATTGGTTAGCCTACATGGGTAAAACCAAACACTTACTAAAGGAAGAAAACAAGCCAATGCTAGATGAGTTTGGTAAGGAAATAGAGGCAAGATGGCAACGTTTGAAGGCAAAGCACGAAAATCCATTATTATAA
- a CDS encoding pyridoxal phosphate-dependent aminotransferase, with the protein MIYPQSKLLKSLPKQFFASLVAKVNKQISDGHDVINLGQGNPDQPTATHIVKALQVAAENPNNHKYSPFQGFASLKEAAATFYKREYNVDINPEKEVAILFGGKAGLVEIPQCLLNPGEHVLVPDPGYPDYWSGVALAQAEMITMPLKEENHFLPDYTALSDSELEKAKLMFLNYPNNPTGAIANAEFFEDTVALAKEHEICVVHDFAYGAIGFNGHKPISFLETEGAKDVGIEIYTLSKTYNMAGWRVGFAVGNESVISALNLLQDHLYVSLFGAVQEAAVAALTDSQSCVRELNALYESRRNVFIGGLQELGWNVEAPEGSFFAWLKVPNGYTSEQFSDLLLEKAHIAVAPGIGFGNWGEGYVRVGLLTSEARLQEAVERISKLQIFS; encoded by the coding sequence ATGATATATCCTCAATCAAAATTATTAAAAAGCTTACCTAAACAATTCTTTGCTTCACTTGTTGCTAAAGTAAATAAGCAAATCAGTGATGGCCATGATGTGATAAACCTGGGACAGGGAAACCCTGATCAACCGACAGCAACACATATCGTAAAAGCCCTGCAAGTGGCAGCAGAGAATCCGAATAATCACAAATACTCTCCTTTTCAAGGCTTTGCATCATTAAAAGAAGCTGCTGCGACCTTTTATAAAAGAGAATATAACGTAGATATCAATCCTGAGAAAGAAGTTGCCATTCTTTTCGGAGGAAAAGCTGGGCTTGTTGAAATCCCACAATGTTTATTAAACCCAGGTGAACATGTTCTCGTCCCGGATCCGGGCTATCCAGACTATTGGTCAGGGGTAGCACTTGCACAAGCAGAAATGATTACAATGCCCTTGAAAGAGGAAAATCATTTTCTTCCCGATTATACGGCTCTTTCAGATAGCGAGCTTGAAAAAGCGAAGCTTATGTTCTTAAATTATCCGAATAACCCGACAGGCGCAATAGCAAACGCTGAATTTTTTGAAGATACGGTTGCACTAGCTAAAGAACACGAGATTTGTGTTGTACATGATTTTGCATACGGAGCGATAGGCTTTAATGGTCATAAACCGATTAGTTTTCTTGAAACAGAAGGTGCAAAAGACGTGGGAATTGAAATATATACTTTATCGAAGACGTATAACATGGCTGGTTGGAGAGTAGGCTTTGCCGTTGGCAATGAGAGTGTCATTTCAGCTCTTAATTTGTTGCAAGACCATTTATATGTAAGTCTTTTTGGAGCTGTCCAAGAGGCGGCAGTGGCAGCATTAACAGATTCTCAAAGTTGTGTACGTGAGTTAAATGCATTGTACGAATCTAGAAGAAACGTGTTTATCGGAGGACTTCAAGAATTAGGTTGGAATGTCGAAGCACCGGAGGGTTCATTTTTTGCATGGCTGAAGGTTCCTAATGGTTATACATCTGAGCAATTTTCAGATTTATTACTAGAAAAAGCACATATTGCAGTTGCCCCTGGAATTGGATTTGGAAACTGGGGAGAGGGTTATGTTCGAGTGGGGTTACTAACTTCGGAAGCTCGTTTGCAAGAAGCGGTTGAAAGAATTTCAAAGCTCCAAATTTTTAGTTAA
- a CDS encoding 2-hydroxy-3-keto-5-methylthiopentenyl-1-phosphate phosphatase, with the protein MSKKIAVFCDFDGTITEKDNIIAIMKRFAPPEWEALKDDILSERISIREGVGKLFSLLPSSKKEEIITYAIENVKIREGFADFVKFLKEKNIPLYVVSGGIDFFVYPILQAYGPFSGVYCNASDFSGEYINILWPNACDEHCQNDCGCCKPTIIRGLKEDFYKVVIGDSVTDLQAAKQADLVIARELLLEKSIEYGLNHREFVDFYDVIKHMSQVEELIG; encoded by the coding sequence ATGAGCAAGAAGATAGCTGTATTTTGTGATTTCGATGGCACAATCACCGAGAAGGATAACATTATTGCCATTATGAAAAGATTTGCTCCACCTGAATGGGAAGCACTAAAAGACGACATTTTGTCAGAGCGTATTTCCATTCGGGAAGGAGTTGGTAAGCTATTCTCGTTGCTTCCTTCATCTAAAAAGGAAGAAATCATTACGTATGCAATTGAAAATGTGAAAATACGTGAAGGATTTGCTGATTTTGTGAAGTTTTTGAAGGAGAAGAATATTCCTTTGTATGTTGTTAGTGGAGGTATTGATTTCTTCGTTTATCCTATTCTACAAGCTTATGGTCCTTTTTCAGGAGTCTATTGTAATGCTTCCGATTTTAGTGGAGAGTATATCAATATTCTTTGGCCAAATGCATGTGATGAGCATTGTCAGAACGATTGTGGCTGCTGTAAACCTACTATTATTCGTGGACTTAAAGAAGATTTCTACAAAGTCGTTATCGGTGATTCAGTAACCGATTTGCAAGCAGCTAAGCAAGCTGATCTAGTGATTGCAAGAGAACTGCTATTAGAAAAATCAATAGAGTATGGATTGAATCATAGAGAGTTTGTTGATTTCTATGATGTGATCAAGCATATGTCGCAAGTAGAGGAGTTGATTGGATGA
- a CDS encoding methylated-DNA--[protein]-cysteine S-methyltransferase produces MNRLYGTVESELGTIYIVVEDGLVSAVHIGVEDFKRRERVHQPIFSLDNELVKEAVQQMKDYFSKRRQDFDLPLQLEGTEFQQSVWNVLHSIPFGTTYSYQEVAEKIGNSKAVRAIGQANKANRLPIIIPCHRVIGKNQKLTGYAGTRTDIKEKLLTLEGAGFKR; encoded by the coding sequence ATGAACAGATTGTATGGAACGGTTGAATCGGAGTTAGGGACCATTTATATAGTAGTTGAAGATGGACTGGTATCGGCCGTTCATATTGGAGTTGAAGATTTTAAGAGGCGTGAAAGAGTTCACCAGCCGATTTTTTCACTTGATAATGAACTGGTAAAAGAAGCAGTGCAGCAAATGAAGGACTATTTTTCAAAGAGAAGACAGGACTTTGATTTGCCACTTCAGTTGGAAGGTACTGAGTTTCAACAATCTGTTTGGAACGTCCTCCACTCGATTCCATTTGGAACAACTTACAGCTATCAAGAAGTAGCAGAAAAGATAGGAAATAGTAAGGCGGTTCGTGCAATCGGACAGGCGAATAAAGCAAATCGTCTTCCTATTATTATTCCATGCCATAGAGTAATAGGGAAAAATCAGAAGCTGACAGGTTATGCAGGAACACGTACAGATATAAAGGAAAAGCTCCTTACATTAGAAGGAGCTGGCTTTAAACGATAG